One genomic window of Megachile rotundata isolate GNS110a chromosome 12, iyMegRotu1, whole genome shotgun sequence includes the following:
- the LOC100879516 gene encoding uncharacterized protein LOC100879516 isoform X1, giving the protein MGIDSMRVGGGRCPPLLVGGLLVACLMLICNWWTLSSENIELVRQIDELNEQLKISGEERDQCVTLRGNLEERFKHAEGEVASLHVRLEQQEYSKKKNEELEYYNNLCKGELDSLKKLDAGKNVTIETLRLEKNNFKTQLVTTRDENKKLQEEIEQIKDDLNKAKLNCGTTPPKKVANISQPARPVINKSQLGPVPESAVRISLAGQRGLKYHGIPILPKDPPGAVRLSPRVSVTMLKVETNPKDPTNNASNEGTMLNNPELEEEDKNGSNKQENTGSTDANLKETFRLYE; this is encoded by the exons ATGGGAATTGACAGTATGAGAGTCGGAGGAGGCCGATGTCCTCCCCTCCTTGTTGGAGGACTTCTCGTCGCTTGTTTAATGCTTATTTGCAACTGGTGGACTTTATCttctgaaaatattgaattagtTAGACAAATCGATGAATTAAATGAACAACTTAAAATCAG TGGCGAAGAAAGAGATCAGTGTGTTACATtacgtgggaatttagaagaaaGATTTAAACATGCAGAAGGTGAGGTGGCATCTCTTCATGTGCGTTTGGAACAGCAGGAATATTCAAAGAAAAAGAATGAGGAATTAGAGTACTATAATAATCTTTGTAAAGGTGAACTGGATTCATTAAAAAAGTTAGATGCTGGTAAAAACGTGACAATAGAGACTTTAAGActagaaaaaaataattttaaaacgcAGCTAGTTACAACAAGAgatgaaaataaaaagttaCAGGAAGAAATAGAGCAG ATAAAGGATGATCTCAATAAAGCTAAACTTAACTGCGGTACAACTCCTCCAAAGAAAGTTGCCAACATTTCTCAGC CTGCAAGACCAGTAATTAACAAATCTCAGTTGGGTCCTGTTCCGGAGTCAGCTGTAAGAATAAGCTTAGCTGGTCAGCGTGGTTTGAAATATCATGGAATTCCAATTCTTCCAAAAGATCCACCTGGTGCTGTGCGCCTAAGTCCTCGCGTCTCAGTTACAATGCTGAAAG TTGAGACAAATCCAAAAGATCCAACAAATAATGCTTCCAATGAAGGCACAATGTTGAACAATCCAGAATTAGAAGAAGAAGATAAAAACG GAAGCAATAAACAAGAGAATACAGGATCTACAGATGCCAATCTAAAAGAAACTTTCAGGCTCTACGAATGA
- the LOC100879516 gene encoding uncharacterized protein LOC100879516 isoform X3, whose translation MGIDSMRVGGGRCPPLLVGGLLVACLMLICNWWTLSSENIELVRQIDELNEQLKISGEERDQCVTLRGNLEERFKHAEGEVASLHVRLEQQEYSKKKNEELEYYNNLCKGELDSLKKLDAGKNVTIETLRLEKNNFKTQLVTTRDENKKLQEEIEQIKDDLNKAKLNCGTTPPKKVANISQLETNPKDPTNNASNEGTMLNNPELEEEDKNGSNKQENTGSTDANLKETFRLYE comes from the exons ATGGGAATTGACAGTATGAGAGTCGGAGGAGGCCGATGTCCTCCCCTCCTTGTTGGAGGACTTCTCGTCGCTTGTTTAATGCTTATTTGCAACTGGTGGACTTTATCttctgaaaatattgaattagtTAGACAAATCGATGAATTAAATGAACAACTTAAAATCAG TGGCGAAGAAAGAGATCAGTGTGTTACATtacgtgggaatttagaagaaaGATTTAAACATGCAGAAGGTGAGGTGGCATCTCTTCATGTGCGTTTGGAACAGCAGGAATATTCAAAGAAAAAGAATGAGGAATTAGAGTACTATAATAATCTTTGTAAAGGTGAACTGGATTCATTAAAAAAGTTAGATGCTGGTAAAAACGTGACAATAGAGACTTTAAGActagaaaaaaataattttaaaacgcAGCTAGTTACAACAAGAgatgaaaataaaaagttaCAGGAAGAAATAGAGCAG ATAAAGGATGATCTCAATAAAGCTAAACTTAACTGCGGTACAACTCCTCCAAAGAAAGTTGCCAACATTTCTCAGC TTGAGACAAATCCAAAAGATCCAACAAATAATGCTTCCAATGAAGGCACAATGTTGAACAATCCAGAATTAGAAGAAGAAGATAAAAACG GAAGCAATAAACAAGAGAATACAGGATCTACAGATGCCAATCTAAAAGAAACTTTCAGGCTCTACGAATGA
- the LOC100879516 gene encoding uncharacterized protein LOC100879516 isoform X2, with protein MGIDSMRVGGGRCPPLLVGGLLVACLMLICNWWTLSSENIELVRQIDELNEQLKISGEERDQCVTLRGNLEERFKHAEGELDSLKKLDAGKNVTIETLRLEKNNFKTQLVTTRDENKKLQEEIEQIKDDLNKAKLNCGTTPPKKVANISQPARPVINKSQLGPVPESAVRISLAGQRGLKYHGIPILPKDPPGAVRLSPRVSVTMLKVETNPKDPTNNASNEGTMLNNPELEEEDKNGSNKQENTGSTDANLKETFRLYE; from the exons ATGGGAATTGACAGTATGAGAGTCGGAGGAGGCCGATGTCCTCCCCTCCTTGTTGGAGGACTTCTCGTCGCTTGTTTAATGCTTATTTGCAACTGGTGGACTTTATCttctgaaaatattgaattagtTAGACAAATCGATGAATTAAATGAACAACTTAAAATCAG TGGCGAAGAAAGAGATCAGTGTGTTACATtacgtgggaatttagaagaaaGATTTAAACATGCAGAAG GTGAACTGGATTCATTAAAAAAGTTAGATGCTGGTAAAAACGTGACAATAGAGACTTTAAGActagaaaaaaataattttaaaacgcAGCTAGTTACAACAAGAgatgaaaataaaaagttaCAGGAAGAAATAGAGCAG ATAAAGGATGATCTCAATAAAGCTAAACTTAACTGCGGTACAACTCCTCCAAAGAAAGTTGCCAACATTTCTCAGC CTGCAAGACCAGTAATTAACAAATCTCAGTTGGGTCCTGTTCCGGAGTCAGCTGTAAGAATAAGCTTAGCTGGTCAGCGTGGTTTGAAATATCATGGAATTCCAATTCTTCCAAAAGATCCACCTGGTGCTGTGCGCCTAAGTCCTCGCGTCTCAGTTACAATGCTGAAAG TTGAGACAAATCCAAAAGATCCAACAAATAATGCTTCCAATGAAGGCACAATGTTGAACAATCCAGAATTAGAAGAAGAAGATAAAAACG GAAGCAATAAACAAGAGAATACAGGATCTACAGATGCCAATCTAAAAGAAACTTTCAGGCTCTACGAATGA